A part of Phoenix dactylifera cultivar Barhee BC4 chromosome 2, palm_55x_up_171113_PBpolish2nd_filt_p, whole genome shotgun sequence genomic DNA contains:
- the LOC103708522 gene encoding metallothiol transferase FosB-like, which produces MSTRGQKASKLPPLSLGSLNHVSFLCASIKNSVKFYQEVLGFDLVQRPSSLDFEGAWLSKYGIGIHLLQRGPNSDAPAKPSAINPKDNHISFQYQDMGTIRKKLEDMGIEFVNGVVKDGNIEVHQVFFHDPDGNMIEICDCQKLPVLPLSSSCLSKQWHSSFEGK; this is translated from the exons ATGAGCACTCGTGGGCAAAAGGCTTCCaagctccctcctctctctctgggATCTCTCAACCATGTCTCATTCTTGTGTGCATCCATCAAAAACTCGGTCAAGTTCTACCAGGAAGTGCTTGGGTTCGATCTCGTGCAACGACCGTCATCCTTGGACTTCGAAGGAGCATG GCTCTCTAAGTATGGGATTGGCATACATTTACTGCAACGAGGTCCAAATTCTGACGCCCCAGCAAAGCCATCTGCAATCAATCCAAAAGATAACCACATCTCCTTCCAG TACCAAGACATGGGAACGATAAGGAAGAAGCTTGAAGACATGGGAATAGAGTTCGTGAATGGAGTGGTTAAGGATGGAAATATCGAGGTCCATCAAGTCTTTTTCCATGATCCAGATGGCAATATGATTGAGATTTGTGATTGCCAGAAGCTCCCTGTTCTgcctctatcttcttcttgtctcTCCAAGCAATGGCATAGCTCCTTTGAaggtaagtaa
- the LOC103708497 gene encoding LOW QUALITY PROTEIN: kinesin-like protein KIN-7F (The sequence of the model RefSeq protein was modified relative to this genomic sequence to represent the inferred CDS: deleted 3 bases in 2 codons), protein MGAVGGDELARLEGLEAAAEAGGGPGGGGGGGFGKVERILVSVRLRPLSEREIARKDPCDWECINDTTIIFRSSVPERAMFPTAYTFDRVFWCDCATRQVYEDGAKEVALSVVSGINSSIFAYGQTSSGKTYTMSGITEYTVADIYDYIRRHEERAFVLKFSAMEIYNEAVKDLLSTDSTPLRLLDDPEKGTIVEKLTEEVLRDWNHLKELISVCEAQRKIGETSLNETSSRSHQILRLTIESSAREFLGKETSSTLVASVNFVDLAGSERASQALSAGARLKEGCHINRSLLTLGTVIRKLSKGRNGHIPYRDSKLTRILTFLGRECKNCNYLHNEPCTKPYEQSRNTLLFASCAREVVTSAQVNVVMSDKALVKHLQKELAKLESALKYPGSSSSIESVLKEKDAQIKKMEKEIRELILQKDLAQTRLEDLLQAVGDGRASTRWEESSQTSMSQLPYACEDVLSASESSDVADHGVNFGSAELGTLENEHYLCHAKKQNQDVASPRHLITSPVIGPILHKDRPEVAQNPWEDSEDICKEVRCIEMNEKSRNGDSESLLTEENKNLLHLSIDSFRHGGQEPKPTGQMDFETLSTNPLTLEQHLQNVRKTLNSIVKAYPEGSSPWSAARSAARDISNFRGLALYRSKSCRETLMSSSSWFQEVEQNDSTPPDRSLKDFPGRPEGFQRRQIALNFDAEMEILARDGSQASGHIALEDQSVKTDAEGNIISIHDFVAELKEMAQVQHQKKLAVGQEMEQNANEDFGVEGTVKSVGLDPILDPLQSPSRWPLEFERKQQEIIELWHTCDVSLVHRTYFFLLFKGDPTDSIYMEVEFRRLSFLKSAFSREDIDKAAGGGQNITPSLSMKKLRREREMLCRQMQKRLSAEERESLYTKWGIALDSKQRRLQLARRLWTETGNLEHVRESASLVARLIGLLEPGQALKEMFGLSFTPQQFHRRSYRWKRGMSSLKMGNT, encoded by the exons ATGGGGGCGGTCGGCGGCGATGAGTTGGCGCGGCTGGAGGGGttggaggcggcggcggaggcagGCGGCGgccccggcggcggcggcggaggtggGTTCGGGAAGGTGGAGAGGATATTGGTGTCGGTGAGGCTGAGGCCGCTGAGTGAGAGGGAGATCGCGAGGAAAGATCCCTGCGATTGGGAATGCATCAACGACACCACCATTATTTTCAGGAGCAGCGTCCCGGAACGGGCCATGTTCCCAACTGCCTACACATTTG ACAGAGTATTTTGGTGCGATTGCGCCACAAGACAAGTGTACGAGGATGGAGCTAAAGAAGTTGCTCTTTCAGTTGTTAGTGGTATAAATT CTAGTATTTTTGCATATGGGCAAACAAGCAGTGGAAAAACATATACAATGTCTGGAATAACTGAATACACTGTCGCTGATATATATGACTACATACGTAGG CATGAGGAGAGAGCGTTCGTCCTGAAGTTCTCAGCAATGGAGATATACAATGAAGCCGTAAAGGATCTCCTCAGCACAGACAGCACTCCCCTTAGACTTTTAGATGATCCAGAG AAAGGAACTATAGTGGAGAAACTTACGGAGGAAGTCTTGAGGGACTGGAACCATCTTAAGGAGCTCATTTCTGTATGCGAAG CTCAAAGAAAGATAGGCGAGACCTCCCTAAATGAAACAAGCTCGCGATCCCATCAAATACTCAGACTG ACCATTGAAAGTTCTGCTCGTGAGTTTTTGGGAAAAGAGACCTCAAGCACACTCGTGGCCAGTGTG AATTTCGTCGATCTGGCAGGGAGTGAACGTGCATCTCAAGCTTTATCTGCTGGTGCAAGACTAAAAGAAGGTTGCCACATAAACCGAAGTTTACTTACCCTGGGGACTGTTATTCGTAAGCTAAG CAAGGGAAGAAATGGGCACATTCCATATCGAGATTCAAAGCTGACTCGCATACTA ACCTTCCTTGGGAGGGAATGCAAGAACTGCAATTATTTGCACAATGAGCCCTGCACGAAGCCATAT GAGCAATCCAGGAATACCCTTCTATTTGCAAGCTGTGCGAGAGAAGTGGTTACCAGTGCACAGGTCAATGTAGTGATGTCTGATAAGGCATTGGTCAAGCATTTGCAAAAAGAGCTTGCTAAATTGGAGAGCGCATTGAAATATCCAGGATCATCTTCCAGTATTGAATCAGTATTAAAGGAGAAAGATGctcaaattaaaaag aTGGAGAAAGAAATAAGGGAACTGATCCTGCAAAAAGATCTAGCTCAAACTCGGCTAGAGGATTTGCTCCAAGCTGTTGGGGATGGTCGTGCTTCAACACGATGG GAGGAGTCCAGCCAAACTTCGATGTCCCAGTTACCTTATGCATGTGAGGATGTACTTTCGGCATCAGAGTCATCAGATGTTGCGGATCATGGTGTAAATTTTGGCTCAGCAGAGTTGGGTACAttagaaaatgaacattatctaTGTCATGCTAAAAAACAAAACCAGGACGTTGCGTCACCTAGGCACCTAATAACCAGTCCTGTTATTGGACCAATACTGCATAAGGATAGACCTGAGGTTGCTCAGAACCCTTGGGAAGATTCTGAGGATATATGCAAGGAGGTCCGCTGTATTGAGATGAATGAGAAAAGCAGAAATGGAGATTCAGAATCATTATTAactgaagaaaacaaaaatctgCTGCACCTGAGTATAGATTCTTTCAGACACGGAGGTCAAGAACCAAAACCAACAGGGCAGATGGACTTTGAAACTCTTAGTACAAATCCTCTCACCTTAGAGCAGCATCTGCAGAATGTGAGAAAGACACTTAACAGTATTGTCAAAGCATATCCTGAAGGATCATCTCCATGGTCGGCAGCACGGTCGGCAGCACGAGACATATCAAACTTTAGAGGCTTGGCACTGTACAGAAGTAAAAGTTGTAGGGAAACTCTGATGAGCTCTTCTTCTTGGTTCCAGGAGGTAGAGCAGAATGATAGCACGCCTCCTGACAGATCTTTAAAAGATTTTCCTGGAAGGCCTGAAGGGTTTCAAAGAAGACAGATTGCATTAAATTTTGATGCTGAAATGGAAATACTTGCAAGAGATGGATCTCAGGCTTCTGGACATATTGCTCTTGAAGACCAGAGTGTTAAGACTGATGCTGAAGGGAACATCATCAGCATCCATGATTTTGTTGCAGAACTTAAGGAGATGGCTCAAGTTCAGCATCAGAAAAAACTCGCTGTGGGTCAG GAGATGGAACAGAATGCTAATGAAGACTTTGGAGTTGAGGGAACTGTAAAGAGTGTAGgcttggatccaattttagACCCCTTGCAATCTCCTTCAAGATGGCCACTGGAATTTGAGAGAAAGCAACAAGAAATTATTGAGCTTTGGCATACATGTGATGTCTCCTTAGTCCACAGGActtattttttccttctcttcaaaGGCGATCCCACAGATTCTATTTATATGGAAGTGGAGTTCAGGAGGTTATCCTTTCTAAAGAGCGCTTTCTCCCGGGAAGATATTGATAAAGCTGCAGGTGGCGGTCAGAATATTACTCCGTCATTGAG TATGAAGAAGCTTCGGCGTGAAAGGGAAATGCTCTGCAGGCAGATGCAGAAGAGGCTTTCAGCGGAAGAAAGGGAGAGCCTCTACACCAAATGGGGGATTGCATTAGACTCCAAACAGAGGAGACTACAGCTTGCTCGGCGCCTTTGGACTGAAACTGGAAATCTGGAACACGTTAGAGAGAGTGCATCTCTCGTCGCAAGGCTGATAGGACTCCTAGAACCAGGGCAGGCGCTTAAGGAGATGTTTGGGCTTAGCTTCACACCCCAACAATTTCATCGGAGGTCATACCGCTGGAAACGCGGAATGTCTTCTCTCAAAATGGGCAACACGTGA
- the LOC103708495 gene encoding NAD(P)H-quinone oxidoreductase subunit M, chloroplastic, with protein sequence MATTASLFAPTGLSLRGRVIDRRIGKGRRPHSIMAQQEQQQLEQEEEKQQQEQQGTLPEQQRQQQQQPKGQPQMQSLPRQPMAKSKNMSREYGGQWLSSVTRHVRIYAAYIDPITHVFDQTQMDKLTLILDPSNEFVWTNETCQKVYAYFQELVDHYEGAPLSEYTLRLIGSDIEHYIRKLLYDGEIKYNMNARVLNFSMGKPRMKFNSSQIQNVK encoded by the exons ATGGCTACCACTGCCTCTTTATTTGCTCCAACTGGGTTGTCCCTCAGAGGCAGGGTTATTGACAGGAGGAtcggaaaggggaggagacctCATTCAATCATGGCCCAACAGGAACAGCAGCAGctagaacaagaagaagaaaagcagcAGCAAGAACAGCAAGGGACGCTGCCAGAACAGCAGaggcagcagcagcaacagccGAAAGGGCAACCACAGATGCAGTCGCTGCCACGACAGCCGATGGCGAAGAGCAAGAACATGAGCAGAGAATATGGAGGGCAATGGCTGAGCAGCGTCACCCGCCATGTGAGGATCTACGCGGCCTACATCGACCCCATAACCCATGTCTTCGACCAGACTCAGATGGACAAGCTGACCCTCATCCTCGACCCGAGCAACGAGTTTGTTTGGACCAATGAGACCTGCCAGAAGGTGTATGCATACTTCCAAGAGCTCGTTGATCATTATGAG GGTGCTCCACTTTCAGAGTACACACTTCGCTTAATTGGTTCAGATATTGAGCACTACATCCGCAAATTGCTTTATGATGGGGAGATCAAGTACAACATGAACGCCAGGGTCCTGAACTTCAGCATGGGAAAGCCCCGGATGAAATTCAACAGCAGCCAGATTCAAAATGTAAAGTAA
- the LOC103708496 gene encoding uncharacterized protein LOC103708496, whose translation MGPTSAKNNRWLEASSRKKRLRSATLLLSSPSPPSAKTPAIAANNSSQTLNPEVFDVAEADVDAEYKLFLEHLRVDGKSYVFEMVIGGGSGPPLRLKYEEDDDDSEVIQSRSPGSRGSVSSAARSFAGRKRLKGQNSKLKLSEVFAPCSLVAAEWEDGSMVDENYQKFLSHVRVYNGSMILELDNNVVVRYEEEVDEEEAGEERVEQLLPATEDLGKSNVVSVSMELQPYDASLQLSDTCATEEGCCSVETVSCGIPASFEIRLMSILQQPFDQKEYDKLMEMATVRTPKMRSKELRNETKIYPTKELGLSYLEYFPELARRMENKDCHERLDLLRGFFFWLQNVGHDGAYMPWLKVKEKMPPLQIEMSEK comes from the exons ATGGGACCTACATCGGCGAAGAATAATCGCTGGTTGGAGGCGAGCAGTAGAAAGAAGCGCCTCCGATCGGCGACTCTCCTCCTTTCTTCCCCCAGTCCTCCCTCCGCGAAAACCCCAGCCATTGCCGCAAATAATTCCTCCCAAACCCTCAATCCAGAGGTCTTCGATGTCGCAGAGGCCGACGTCGACGCCGAGTACAAGCTCTTCTTGGAGCACCTCAGAGTCGACGGCAAATCGTACGTCTTCGAGATGGTGATCGGCGGCGGCTCCGGGCCGCCATTGCGTCTGAAATACGAAGAGGACGACGATGACAGCGAGGTCATCCAGTCCCGCTCCCCGGGCAGCCGAGGCAGCGTCTCCAGCGCCGCGAGATCCTTTGCTGGCAGGAAGAGGCTCAAGGGACAGAATTCGAAGCTGAAGTTGAGCGAAGTCTTCGCCCCTTGTTCTCTCGTTGCCGCCGAATGGGAAGATGGGTCGATGGTTGATGAGAATTACCAGAAATTCCTGAGCCACGTCAGGGTGTACAATGGCTCGATGATTCTTGAATTGGACAACAATGTGGTTGTGAGGTATGAAGAAGAAGTAGACGAAGAAGAAGCTGGGGAAGAACGAGTAGAACAATTGCTGCCTGCAACCGAAGATTTGGGAAAGAGCAACGTGGTTTCCGTTTCAATGGAGTTGCAGCCATATGATGCTTCTCTCCAGCTTTCTGATACTTGT GCAACTGAAGAAGGTTGCTGTTCTGTGGAGACTGTCAGTTGTGGAATACCAGCTTCGTTTGAAATCAGGCTTATGAGTATTCTCCAGCAGCCTTTCGATCAGAAAGAATATGATAAGCTGATGGAGATGGCAACTGTGCGTACGCCAAAGATGAGATCGAAGGAATTGCGTAACGAGACCAAAATTTATCCTACAAAGGAACTAGGCTTGTCATATCTTGAGTATTTCCCTG AGCTTGCGAGGCGGATGGAAAACAAAGATTGTCATGAGCGGTTGGATCTCTTGCGTGGGTTCTTCTTCTGGTTACAG aatgTTGGACATGATGGAGCATACATGCCATGGTTGAAAGTCAAGGAGAAAATGCCCCCACTGCAAATTGAAATGTCTGAAAAATGA